In Phreatobacter cathodiphilus, the genomic window TCGCCCTGGCGCTCACCGCCTTCCTGATGCGCACGCGCATCGGCACGGCCATCCGCGCCGTCTCGGTCAACCCGGCCGCGGCCCCCCTCGTCGGCATCGACACGACCGCCTATGCCGCCTTCGCCTTCGGCCTCGGCGGGGCCCTGGTCGCCGCCTCCGGCGTCCTCGTCTCCATGTTCTTCACCTTCAACGCCGCCATGGGCGTGGTCTTCACCATGAAGGCGCTGATCGTCGTCATCATGGGCGGTGTCGGCAACATCTTCGGCGCCCTCGTCGCCGGCCTCATCCTGGGGCTTGCGGAATCGCTCACCGCCGCCTTCCTCGACGGCGGCCTGACGCTCGCCGTCAACTTCGCCCTCTTCCTCGCCATCCTGCTGGTCAAGCCCACCGGCCTGTTCGGAAAGGCCGCGCGATGACCATGAAGCCCTGGCTGCCGCCCCTGCTGGTCCTCGCCGCCGCGGCGGCGCTCGCTCCGCTCCCCATCGTCGCCGGCTCCTACTGGATGGCGCTGCTCGTCAACATCCTGATGTATGCGACGCTCGCCACCGCCTGGGCGCTGTTCTCCGGCCCGACGCACTACGTCTCGCTGGCCACCGCCGCCTTCTTCGGCCTCGGCGCCTACACCATGGCCTTCCTCGGCGAGACGCTGCCGCTGCCGCTGGTCTACGGCGTCGCGGCGCTGATCGGCGCCGTCGTCGCGACCGTCGTCGGCCTGTCGACGCTGCGCCTCTCCGGCGTCTATTTCGTCATCTTCACCTTCGGCCTCGCCGAGCTCGTCCGCCAGCTCGTCACCTGGGGCGAGGCGAAATACGGCGGCACGGTCGGCCGCTTCGTCTTCATCGACGTCACCCAGCAGGGCATCTACTGGATGCTGCTCGGCCTGCTCGTGGTCATCCTCCTCACCGGACTCGCAATCCAGCGCTCCCGCCTCGGCTGGGCGCTGCGCGCCATCGGCGAGGACGAAACGGTCGCCCGCCACGCCGGCATCGACACCACCGTGTCGAAGGTCGCCGTCTTCGTCGTCTCCGCCACCTTCATGACCCTGGTGGGGGCGATCATGGCGCCGCGCTGGACCTACATCGACCCCTCCATCGCCTTCAACCCGATCATCTCCTTCCAGGTGCTGATCATGGCGCTGCTGGGCGGGGCGGCGCGGCTCTACGGGCCCATCCTCGGGGTCGTACCCCTCGCCATCCTGTTCGAGATCCTGCAGGCGAACTTCCCCAACTACTTCTCCATCCTGCTCGGCATTGCCTTCCTGGTGATCGTCTATTTCGTGCCGAACGGGATCGTCGGGCTCATCGACCAGGGCCGCGGCGCCATCGTCAGGGCGGCGCGCCGTCGCCCCCATCCGGCGGAGTGAGCCCATGCAGCCGCTGATCGAACTCCACGGCGTCTCCAAGAGCTTCGGCGGCCTGCGCGCCGTCGACGGGCTCACCGCCACCATCCGCCGCGGCGAGGTGGTGGGCCTCGTCGGCCCCAACGGCTCCGGCAAGACCACAGCCCTCAACCTCATCACCGGCAACCTCACCGCCGATTCCGGCGCCATCGTCTT contains:
- a CDS encoding branched-chain amino acid ABC transporter permease, which produces MTMKPWLPPLLVLAAAAALAPLPIVAGSYWMALLVNILMYATLATAWALFSGPTHYVSLATAAFFGLGAYTMAFLGETLPLPLVYGVAALIGAVVATVVGLSTLRLSGVYFVIFTFGLAELVRQLVTWGEAKYGGTVGRFVFIDVTQQGIYWMLLGLLVVILLTGLAIQRSRLGWALRAIGEDETVARHAGIDTTVSKVAVFVVSATFMTLVGAIMAPRWTYIDPSIAFNPIISFQVLIMALLGGAARLYGPILGVVPLAILFEILQANFPNYFSILLGIAFLVIVYFVPNGIVGLIDQGRGAIVRAARRRPHPAE